Proteins found in one Candidatus Binatia bacterium genomic segment:
- the rlmN gene encoding 23S rRNA (adenine(2503)-C(2))-methyltransferase RlmN codes for MRTGRGSARLEDILGLNPEELARVALGLGQPAYRGRQLAEWFYRRGELDLSRMSNLPAAFREQLTAAHRIGSLAEVGRRQTPDRRTRKIALRLPEGGVIESVYMSTPTRFTFCLSSQHGCGFACRFCATGRMGRGRNLSAGEIVEQALRLRRELPPGVSDYNVVLMGMGEPLENYDAVLRALALLSDPALGAVPPKRITISTVGLVPQIYRLADEAPRYRLAISLHAATDELRSKLMPVNRTFPLEALMGAVRHHVDRTGRRVTFEYILIEELNDTVAHAAKLVKLVAQLPCKINLIPYNPIGPGKFKRPATERIERFAAYLQPRVPAVTVRYSQGVEIGAACGQLAGAAEGGART; via the coding sequence GTGAGGACCGGACGGGGCTCTGCCCGTCTCGAGGACATCCTGGGCCTGAACCCGGAGGAGCTGGCTCGCGTCGCGCTCGGCCTGGGCCAGCCGGCCTATCGCGGCCGGCAGCTCGCCGAGTGGTTCTATCGGCGCGGAGAGCTGGACCTGTCGCGCATGTCCAATCTCCCGGCCGCCTTCCGGGAGCAGCTCACGGCCGCCCACCGGATCGGATCGCTGGCCGAGGTCGGCCGCCGACAGACGCCCGATCGCAGGACGCGGAAGATCGCCCTCCGTCTTCCGGAGGGCGGCGTCATCGAGTCGGTCTACATGTCCACGCCGACCCGGTTCACCTTCTGTCTCTCCTCCCAGCACGGCTGCGGCTTTGCCTGCCGCTTCTGCGCCACGGGGCGGATGGGACGCGGCCGGAACCTCTCCGCCGGCGAGATCGTGGAGCAGGCGCTCCGCCTGCGCCGCGAGCTTCCGCCCGGCGTCTCGGACTACAACGTGGTGCTCATGGGAATGGGCGAGCCGCTCGAGAACTACGACGCCGTGCTCCGCGCGCTGGCCCTCCTGTCCGACCCCGCGCTGGGAGCCGTCCCTCCCAAGCGGATCACCATCTCGACGGTCGGCCTGGTGCCGCAGATCTACCGGCTGGCCGACGAGGCGCCGCGGTATCGGCTGGCCATCTCGCTCCATGCGGCGACGGACGAGCTGCGCTCCAAGCTGATGCCGGTGAATCGCACCTTCCCCCTCGAGGCGCTGATGGGCGCGGTGCGGCACCACGTCGACCGTACCGGCCGGCGCGTCACGTTCGAGTACATCCTGATCGAGGAGCTGAACGACACGGTCGCCCACGCCGCGAAGCTGGTGAAGCTGGTGGCGCAGCTCCCCTGCAAGATCAACCTGATCCCCTACAATCCGATCGGCCCCGGGAAATTCAAGCGGCCCGCGACCGAGCGGATCGAGCGCTTCGCCGCCTATCTCCAGCCGCGCGTGCCCGCGGTGACGGTGCGCTACAGCCAGGGGGTGGAGATCGGCGCGGCCTGCGGCCAGCTCGCGGGCGCCGCGGAAGGGGGCGCGCGGACGTAA
- a CDS encoding sigma-54 dependent transcriptional regulator, which produces MSASRIRVLVVDDEPSVLLETSASLKRSYEVLTASRAEEAEKMLADQRVDLLLTDLRLPGKDGIALLESVKASHPHVPVVLMSGHGTIEEAVKAIRLGAVDFVEKPFGPERLQVTVERALELKALQRENERLRSITGAADEMVGKSRVLDQIRGEASKVAKTDAKVLISGESGTGKELVARSIHRMSARARGPFEKLNCAALPKDLVESELFGYEKGAFTGAAQMKRGRLEAADQGTLFLDEVGDMSLETQAKFLRAIETGEIERLGGTRTIAVDTRILAATNKDLPAEIQAGRFREDLYYRLNVVPIHIPPLRARREDVPLLVAHFVQRFGAEHPRGPRTVTPAAMERLTQYAWPGNIRELKNLIERLLIMTDGDAIEVADVEDALPVNAGDEPPSEIRAARDKAERDTILAMLRDCQWNVSEASRRLGMDRGYLHRKIKRYGLSRDGA; this is translated from the coding sequence GTGAGCGCGTCCAGGATCCGCGTCCTCGTCGTCGACGACGAGCCCTCCGTCCTCCTCGAGACCTCGGCCAGCCTCAAGCGCAGCTACGAGGTGCTCACCGCCTCGCGCGCCGAGGAGGCGGAGAAGATGCTGGCCGATCAGCGCGTGGATCTCCTCCTCACCGATCTTCGCCTCCCCGGCAAGGACGGCATCGCCCTGCTCGAGAGCGTGAAGGCCTCCCACCCCCACGTGCCGGTGGTGCTCATGTCCGGTCACGGCACCATCGAGGAGGCGGTCAAGGCGATCCGGCTCGGCGCGGTCGATTTCGTCGAGAAGCCGTTCGGTCCCGAGCGCCTCCAGGTCACCGTGGAGCGGGCCCTGGAGCTCAAGGCGCTGCAGCGCGAGAACGAGCGGCTCCGCTCCATCACCGGCGCGGCCGACGAGATGGTGGGCAAGAGCCGGGTGCTGGACCAGATCCGCGGCGAAGCCTCCAAGGTCGCGAAGACCGACGCCAAGGTGCTCATCAGCGGGGAGAGCGGCACGGGCAAGGAACTGGTCGCGCGCTCGATCCATCGGATGAGCGCGCGCGCGCGCGGACCGTTCGAGAAGCTGAACTGCGCGGCGCTTCCCAAGGACCTGGTCGAGAGCGAGCTCTTCGGCTACGAGAAGGGCGCGTTCACGGGAGCGGCGCAGATGAAGCGCGGCCGGCTGGAAGCGGCCGACCAGGGGACCCTCTTCCTGGACGAGGTCGGCGACATGAGCCTGGAAACCCAGGCCAAGTTCCTTCGCGCCATCGAGACCGGCGAGATCGAGCGCCTCGGGGGCACGCGCACGATCGCGGTGGACACCCGGATCCTGGCCGCGACGAACAAGGATCTTCCGGCGGAGATCCAGGCCGGCCGCTTCCGCGAAGACCTCTACTACCGGCTGAACGTGGTGCCGATCCACATCCCGCCGCTCCGGGCCCGGCGCGAGGACGTGCCGCTCCTGGTGGCGCACTTCGTCCAGCGCTTCGGCGCCGAGCACCCGCGCGGCCCGCGCACGGTGACCCCGGCCGCGATGGAGCGGCTGACCCAGTACGCCTGGCCGGGGAACATCCGCGAGCTGAAGAACCTGATCGAGCGCCTCCTGATCATGACCGACGGCGATGCGATCGAGGTGGCCGACGTGGAGGACGCGCTTCCCGTGAACGCGGGAGACGAGCCGCCCAGCGAGATCCGCGCGGCGCGCGACAAGGCCGAGCGCGACACGATCCTCGCCATGCTCCGCGACTGCCAGTGGAACGTCAGCGAGGCCTCCCGCCGCCTCGGCATGGACCGCGGATATCTCCATCGGAAGATCAAGCGCTATGGGTTGTCGCGCGACGGCGCGTAG
- a CDS encoding ATP-binding protein produces MFGTLHRKLLALFFLVALIPSLGLTLFVTQYLAKSLAALRNPETERALAQSLEVIRQGIERLGSDAQHHATVMAEDDASTRLLAAGTLPEVERWLRDEARERGLDYVVLYRNDAKLARVFGARFGPRITIPEPEREPLLAALNEGGLVSGGEVPRQVSGVATFGKDYLILAGYQLDPEISSEIEALQKNLTMYKRLGVYTWLSERSLWVFAGLWSVVLGLVSFILATLVSRSIARPIVALESGMERISAGDLAHRVAPAGTREVRYLGNAFNRMVEEIQTSRRALLRAERLAAWREVARAVAHEIRNPLTPIQFALQRLQEEARRPAPRAEVIGENAESILREVRSLQEFVTAFSAVAQLPEPKPAPCDVPALVEDVARLYRGSSRVEFRVEVERPVPLAWADSGQIQRVLVNLIKNAIESMGSEGVVTLRVRRDGDASAGAASVALDVEDTGPGMDPATLERATHPGFTTKSSGSGLGLTLVQRIVEQHGGRFELDSSPGVGTRATVTIPTVPEENEAPAAPVASGDGAKASA; encoded by the coding sequence ATGTTCGGCACCCTTCACCGGAAGCTCCTCGCCCTCTTCTTCCTCGTCGCGCTCATCCCCTCGCTCGGGCTGACGCTGTTCGTCACCCAATACCTGGCCAAGAGCCTGGCCGCGCTGCGCAATCCCGAGACCGAGCGCGCGCTGGCCCAGTCGCTCGAGGTGATCCGCCAGGGGATCGAGCGGCTCGGCAGCGACGCGCAGCACCACGCGACGGTCATGGCGGAGGACGACGCCTCGACCCGGCTGCTCGCCGCGGGAACGCTGCCCGAGGTGGAGCGCTGGCTTCGGGACGAGGCCCGGGAGCGCGGACTGGACTACGTGGTGCTCTACCGGAACGACGCCAAGCTGGCGCGCGTCTTCGGCGCGCGCTTCGGACCCCGCATCACCATCCCCGAGCCGGAGCGCGAGCCCCTGCTCGCCGCGCTGAACGAGGGGGGGCTCGTATCGGGGGGCGAGGTCCCGCGGCAGGTGAGCGGCGTGGCGACGTTCGGGAAGGACTACCTGATCCTGGCCGGCTACCAGCTCGACCCCGAGATCTCCTCGGAGATCGAGGCGCTCCAGAAGAACCTCACGATGTACAAGCGGCTCGGGGTCTACACCTGGCTCTCCGAGCGGAGCCTCTGGGTGTTCGCGGGGCTCTGGTCGGTGGTGCTCGGGCTCGTGAGCTTCATCCTCGCCACCCTCGTCTCGCGCAGCATCGCCCGGCCGATCGTGGCGCTGGAGAGCGGCATGGAGCGGATCTCCGCGGGCGATCTGGCGCACCGCGTCGCTCCCGCCGGCACGCGCGAGGTGCGCTATCTGGGCAACGCCTTCAACCGGATGGTCGAGGAGATCCAGACCTCGCGGCGCGCCCTCCTGCGGGCCGAGCGGCTCGCGGCCTGGCGCGAGGTGGCGCGCGCCGTGGCGCACGAGATCCGTAATCCGCTCACGCCGATCCAGTTCGCGCTGCAGCGGCTCCAGGAGGAGGCCCGCCGTCCCGCGCCGCGCGCCGAGGTGATCGGCGAGAACGCCGAGTCGATCCTCCGCGAGGTGCGCTCGCTCCAGGAATTCGTCACCGCCTTCTCGGCGGTCGCGCAGCTCCCGGAGCCCAAGCCCGCCCCCTGCGACGTGCCGGCGCTGGTCGAGGACGTGGCGCGGCTCTATCGCGGCTCCTCGCGCGTGGAATTCCGCGTTGAGGTGGAGCGCCCCGTTCCCTTAGCCTGGGCCGACTCCGGCCAGATCCAGCGCGTGCTCGTCAACCTGATCAAGAACGCGATCGAGTCGATGGGCTCGGAGGGCGTGGTCACGCTTCGCGTGCGCCGGGACGGGGACGCCAGCGCCGGCGCCGCTTCGGTCGCGCTCGACGTGGAGGACACCGGGCCCGGCATGGACCCGGCCACCCTGGAGCGCGCGACGCATCCCGGCTTCACCACCAAATCGAGCGGTAGCGGATTGGGGCTCACCCTGGTGCAGCGCATCGTGGAACAGCACGGCGGCCGCTTCGAGCTCGATTCGAGCCCGGGCGTCGGCACGCGCGCGACCGTGACGATCCCCACCGTTCCGGAAGAGAACGAAGCCCCGGCCGCGCCCGTCGCGAGCGGCGACGGCGCGAAGGCGAGCGCGTGA
- a CDS encoding Ppx/GppA phosphatase family protein has translation MRIGAVDIGTNSVRLLVADVDDEERLRTSHRMGEISRLGEGLDRTGLIDEGAAARTLECLERFVHEAEYSGASTIRVAATNALRVATNGPDVAARFSDRIGYPVEILTGEEEARLVFLAVLSGLNPRPRRSVVVDIGGGSTEIIFGEGQEGNQVISLELGCVRLTERFVRTDPPAEEELAVVRRFVQDVFREKLTDFVSDGLERAVGVGGTVTAFGALDLNLTKYDPTRIENHLLSRERIAAIEKQLCSIPLANRRDLAGVSRGRADIIPAGAVILSEFVNRFPVAGITVSTRGLRYGLVLSEARRHRKRNVQSPL, from the coding sequence GTGAGAATCGGCGCGGTCGACATCGGAACGAACTCGGTTCGCCTGCTCGTCGCCGACGTGGACGACGAAGAGCGCCTCCGCACGTCCCATCGCATGGGCGAGATTTCGCGACTCGGCGAGGGCCTCGACCGCACCGGGCTCATCGACGAAGGCGCCGCGGCCCGGACGCTGGAGTGCCTGGAGCGTTTCGTCCACGAGGCCGAGTACAGCGGCGCCAGCACGATCCGCGTCGCCGCGACCAACGCCCTTCGCGTCGCGACCAACGGCCCCGACGTGGCCGCGCGCTTCTCCGACCGCATCGGCTACCCGGTGGAAATCCTCACGGGCGAAGAGGAAGCGCGGCTCGTGTTCCTGGCCGTGCTCTCCGGATTGAACCCGCGCCCCCGGCGCTCGGTCGTCGTGGACATCGGCGGCGGCAGCACGGAGATCATCTTCGGGGAGGGGCAGGAGGGCAACCAGGTCATCAGCCTGGAGCTGGGGTGCGTCCGCCTGACTGAACGCTTCGTCCGGACCGACCCGCCCGCCGAGGAGGAGCTGGCCGTGGTGCGCCGCTTCGTCCAGGACGTCTTTCGCGAGAAGCTGACCGATTTCGTGTCGGACGGCCTGGAGCGCGCGGTCGGCGTGGGGGGTACGGTCACCGCGTTCGGCGCCCTGGATCTCAATCTGACCAAATACGATCCCACCCGGATCGAGAACCACCTCCTCTCGCGGGAGCGCATCGCCGCCATCGAGAAGCAGCTCTGCTCGATCCCCCTGGCGAACCGGCGCGACCTGGCCGGGGTCAGCCGCGGCCGCGCCGACATCATCCCGGCCGGGGCGGTCATCCTCTCCGAATTCGTCAACCGGTTCCCCGTGGCGGGGATCACCGTGTCCACCCGGGGGCTCCGGTACGGCCTGGTCCTGAGCGAAGCCCGGAGGCACCGGAAGCGTAACGTCCAGTCCCCGTTATAG
- a CDS encoding sigma 54-interacting transcriptional regulator codes for MDGLVPRDRPNIKSSGDLEETGAQASVSEGEEHRAQELGDLYFAADNYAVALEYYRRALDAEASRNGTADRDALFRLGARIVDCLRYRGDLDEAVDALHDLHHRLRPHVTPEQIGRLAGSLGILLFDRGRYRAAQRSSVLAYRLLRETTLNFDIGRAEMTLGWIALRTGSWSSSRDYFESAIATYRRADFQAGMASAYNSLALVHKNQCRFKEAARFLEQALRISERAGLYQDSGTYLHNLGIVHEKMGEWDLAEEHYRRALQIYTETGFAAGKARSLNHLGILRRKRRDFSGAESLIREGLALATERNCRREIVLAHEALGDWLADLGRFQEARTEYDTGMALADQLATDSDLQVELWRRIGDAQVRMGELDPARRSGERALAIARRLGDRIEEACSLRLLGLRAAEAGEWEEARGFIDEAARILSGISKRYELAKLNYAVGIVWRKRGRKGRSRGVLDESIGYLRRAAAGFETLRLPVHTARALLELARSELLRGLMDDAVIHVDHATSLLTPEEDPELAREIELFRSEVEQGLIDGSSSQTNEFAAFDEIRTALRGGDAETALQEILSIVARRAGATRAIVAAPAAQGGIEAVATVGMANRLAHDLIRELERRIGPARLASGPIVTSRAGADERFRDLPATYHIGARTTVAVIPLSLPSGLPGYLYLDRSEEPLGAFKQREVNLITVLANHVAVAILERQRQRLAQENSALRGRLLGSANDHGIVTRSPDLLEILSLLERVGPTDATILIEGETGSGKGLLARAIHASSVRTNKPLVQVNCAALPEQLLESELFGHVQGAFTGAVRDKAGLFVEANGGTLFLDEVDKTTITIQGKLLQVLDNREVRPVGGNRPAKVDVRVICATNVNLRARIARGEFLEDLYYRLNDICFRVPPLRERPEDIPILLEHYIRRFSVEMSKEVGGVDPELIRTFSSLPWRGNVRELEKVVKRMVVMANDGEVLSLRLVPREILRKEDDVAEGPATLRSEVAKVERRMIAQALERHNWNKLQAARELSLSYPTLLQKIKLFHLDRRGTRQRA; via the coding sequence ATGGACGGACTAGTCCCCAGGGACCGACCGAATATCAAGAGCAGTGGTGACCTCGAGGAGACGGGCGCGCAAGCGTCCGTCTCCGAAGGGGAAGAGCACCGCGCTCAAGAGCTCGGAGATCTGTACTTCGCCGCGGACAACTACGCCGTGGCGCTCGAGTACTACCGCCGCGCGCTCGACGCCGAGGCCAGCCGGAACGGCACGGCGGACCGGGACGCGCTGTTCCGCCTGGGCGCGCGCATCGTCGACTGCCTCCGTTACCGGGGCGACCTGGACGAGGCGGTGGACGCGCTCCACGACCTCCATCACCGTCTCCGGCCGCACGTCACCCCCGAGCAGATCGGCCGCCTGGCCGGCAGCCTCGGCATTCTCCTCTTTGATCGCGGACGCTATCGCGCCGCGCAGCGCTCCTCGGTCCTCGCCTACCGGCTCCTCCGCGAAACGACGCTGAACTTCGACATCGGCCGCGCGGAGATGACCCTGGGCTGGATCGCGCTTCGCACCGGCAGTTGGTCGTCGTCGCGGGATTACTTCGAGAGCGCGATCGCGACCTATCGCCGGGCGGACTTCCAGGCCGGCATGGCCTCGGCGTACAACAGCCTGGCGCTGGTGCACAAGAATCAGTGCCGCTTCAAGGAAGCGGCGCGCTTCCTGGAGCAGGCGCTGCGCATCTCCGAGCGCGCCGGGCTCTATCAGGACTCGGGGACCTACCTCCACAACCTGGGCATCGTCCACGAGAAGATGGGCGAGTGGGATCTGGCGGAAGAGCATTACCGCCGCGCCCTCCAGATCTACACCGAGACCGGCTTCGCGGCCGGAAAGGCCCGCTCGCTGAACCACCTGGGCATCCTGCGGCGGAAGCGCCGCGACTTCAGCGGCGCCGAGAGCCTGATCCGCGAGGGGCTCGCGCTCGCGACCGAGCGGAACTGCCGCCGCGAGATCGTGCTGGCCCACGAAGCGCTGGGCGACTGGCTCGCCGATCTCGGCCGTTTCCAGGAGGCGCGCACCGAATACGACACGGGCATGGCCCTCGCCGATCAGCTCGCCACCGACTCCGACCTTCAGGTCGAGCTGTGGCGCCGGATCGGCGACGCTCAGGTCCGCATGGGCGAGCTGGATCCGGCGCGGCGAAGCGGCGAGCGCGCCCTGGCGATCGCGCGGCGCCTGGGCGACCGCATCGAAGAAGCCTGCTCGCTTCGGCTCCTGGGACTTCGGGCCGCCGAAGCCGGCGAGTGGGAAGAGGCCCGCGGCTTCATCGACGAAGCGGCGCGGATCCTCTCCGGAATCAGCAAGCGCTACGAGCTGGCGAAGCTCAACTACGCGGTGGGGATCGTCTGGCGCAAGCGCGGCCGGAAGGGCCGCTCGCGCGGGGTCCTCGACGAATCGATCGGGTACCTCCGGCGCGCGGCCGCCGGATTCGAGACGCTCCGCCTGCCGGTGCACACGGCGCGGGCTCTTCTCGAGCTCGCGCGGAGCGAGCTGCTCCGCGGGCTGATGGACGATGCCGTCATCCACGTGGATCACGCCACGTCGCTCCTGACGCCCGAGGAAGATCCCGAGCTCGCGCGCGAGATCGAGCTCTTCCGGAGCGAGGTGGAGCAGGGTCTCATCGACGGCTCCTCGTCGCAGACGAACGAGTTCGCGGCCTTCGACGAGATCCGGACGGCGCTCCGCGGCGGCGACGCCGAGACCGCGCTGCAGGAGATCCTCTCGATCGTGGCGCGCCGCGCGGGAGCGACCCGCGCCATCGTGGCCGCGCCGGCCGCGCAGGGCGGCATCGAAGCCGTCGCCACGGTCGGGATGGCGAACCGTCTCGCGCACGACCTGATCCGCGAGCTGGAACGGCGGATCGGCCCCGCCCGGCTCGCCTCGGGCCCCATCGTGACCAGCCGGGCCGGCGCCGACGAGCGATTCCGCGACCTTCCGGCCACCTATCACATCGGGGCACGGACGACGGTCGCCGTCATTCCGCTCTCGCTGCCTTCGGGATTGCCGGGCTACCTCTATCTGGACCGGTCGGAGGAGCCGCTGGGAGCCTTCAAGCAGCGCGAGGTCAACCTCATCACCGTCCTCGCGAATCACGTCGCGGTCGCGATCCTCGAGCGCCAGCGCCAGCGCCTCGCGCAGGAGAACAGCGCGCTGCGGGGGCGGCTGCTCGGATCGGCCAACGACCACGGCATCGTGACGCGGAGTCCCGACCTCCTCGAGATCCTCTCCCTGCTGGAGCGTGTCGGCCCGACCGACGCGACGATCCTGATCGAAGGCGAGACGGGAAGCGGCAAGGGACTCCTCGCTCGCGCCATTCATGCCTCCAGCGTCCGGACGAACAAGCCGCTGGTCCAGGTGAACTGCGCGGCGCTGCCCGAGCAGCTCCTCGAGAGCGAGCTCTTCGGGCACGTGCAGGGTGCCTTCACGGGGGCGGTGCGGGACAAGGCGGGCCTCTTCGTCGAGGCGAACGGCGGCACGCTGTTCCTGGACGAAGTGGACAAGACCACCATCACCATCCAGGGAAAGCTGCTCCAGGTGCTCGACAACCGCGAGGTTCGCCCCGTCGGCGGGAACCGTCCCGCGAAGGTGGACGTGCGGGTCATCTGCGCCACGAACGTGAACCTGCGCGCGCGGATCGCCCGCGGGGAGTTCCTGGAAGACCTCTACTACCGGCTGAACGACATCTGTTTCCGCGTCCCGCCGCTCCGGGAGCGTCCCGAGGACATTCCGATCCTCCTGGAGCATTACATCCGGCGCTTCTCCGTCGAGATGTCCAAGGAAGTGGGCGGCGTGGATCCCGAGCTGATCCGCACCTTCTCGTCGCTCCCCTGGCGCGGCAACGTGCGCGAGCTGGAGAAGGTCGTGAAGCGGATGGTCGTGATGGCCAACGACGGAGAAGTCCTGTCCCTACGCCTGGTCCCTCGCGAGATCCTTCGCAAGGAGGACGACGTCGCCGAGGGGCCTGCCACGCTTCGCTCCGAGGTTGCCAAGGTGGAGCGCCGCATGATCGCCCAGGCCCTCGAACGCCATAACTGGAACAAGCTCCAGGCCGCGCGGGAACTGAGCCTCTCCTACCCGACCCTTCTGCAGAAGATCAAGCTCTTCCACCTCGACCGGCGCGGCACCCGGCAAAGAGCTTAA
- a CDS encoding DUF4384 domain-containing protein produces MKHARWRRLFVAGAAALMAAALPVASRAAVRVDASISYEAAHAPRLDIDVWTNKEEGGVYRQGEPMRVFFRARADAYVLIYNIDTEGYIHLVYPYDPGDPDMVEGGRTYQVPSRNDPYDLVADGPTGMEYLVAIASPEPFRDLPWYLTGGYEGRDRGEEYGDDDEGDSGVIVGDPYIGMDRVVRRVVPRGLEGEVATADTYFYIERKVDYPRYVCADCHSYGGWFDPYGDVCSVVDIRIDAGWAHYRPLRSRILRPRYFYMVRSTAPTRYRQWKDRWSSVDGRATLRTRFQVDGTDKFQSRRQMIQRRTPPEFQRFRSPREGRVWRPDEVLRRNGGDARGGDVRGDDQRRRQWFETRERRQNDNRQQNQQPDDRRQIRERRDDQRQQQGRDEQRGRDRGRVEDRRQERQDRDQARQRDDRSQDRQDRGDRGRSEERRRDDNGRGQDRRDQGEGGWGHRGR; encoded by the coding sequence ATGAAACACGCGCGTTGGCGCCGCCTGTTCGTCGCGGGCGCCGCGGCCCTCATGGCCGCGGCGCTCCCCGTGGCTTCCCGTGCGGCGGTTCGTGTCGATGCCTCCATCTCGTATGAGGCGGCCCATGCCCCTCGGCTCGACATCGACGTCTGGACCAACAAGGAAGAGGGCGGCGTCTATCGCCAAGGCGAGCCGATGCGCGTCTTCTTCCGGGCCAGAGCTGACGCCTACGTTCTGATCTACAACATCGACACCGAGGGCTACATCCACCTCGTGTACCCCTACGACCCGGGCGATCCCGACATGGTCGAGGGGGGCCGCACCTATCAGGTGCCTTCCCGCAACGATCCCTACGACCTGGTGGCCGATGGGCCCACCGGCATGGAGTACCTCGTCGCCATCGCCTCTCCCGAGCCGTTCCGCGATCTGCCGTGGTACCTGACCGGCGGCTACGAGGGGCGGGACCGGGGCGAGGAGTATGGGGACGACGATGAGGGGGATTCCGGCGTCATCGTGGGCGACCCCTACATCGGCATGGATCGGGTCGTGCGCCGCGTGGTGCCGCGCGGCCTGGAGGGCGAGGTCGCGACGGCCGACACCTACTTCTACATCGAGCGGAAGGTCGATTACCCGCGCTACGTCTGCGCCGACTGCCATTCCTACGGCGGCTGGTTCGACCCGTACGGGGACGTCTGTTCGGTGGTGGACATCCGGATCGACGCCGGATGGGCGCACTACCGTCCGCTCCGGTCGCGGATCCTCCGGCCGCGCTACTTCTACATGGTGCGGTCCACCGCGCCGACCCGCTACCGCCAGTGGAAGGACCGCTGGTCTTCGGTGGACGGCCGGGCGACCCTGCGCACGCGATTCCAGGTGGACGGGACCGACAAGTTCCAGTCCCGGCGCCAGATGATCCAGCGGCGCACGCCGCCCGAGTTCCAGCGGTTCCGCAGCCCGCGCGAGGGACGCGTGTGGCGGCCCGACGAGGTCCTGCGCCGGAACGGCGGCGACGCGCGCGGCGGCGACGTGCGCGGCGACGACCAGCGGCGGCGCCAATGGTTTGAAACGCGCGAGCGGCGCCAGAACGACAACCGCCAGCAGAATCAGCAGCCCGACGACCGGCGCCAGATCCGGGAGCGGCGGGACGACCAGCGGCAGCAGCAGGGGCGCGACGAGCAGCGGGGCCGCGATCGCGGCCGGGTGGAGGACCGCCGGCAGGAGCGTCAGGACCGCGATCAGGCC